A single region of the Podospora pseudopauciseta strain CBS 411.78 chromosome 1, whole genome shotgun sequence genome encodes:
- a CDS encoding hypothetical protein (EggNog:ENOG503PGZ2), whose amino-acid sequence MPTSYLIRRLVENGKELLVDIPVDDRNRLQPDLPSLKGQDSTLEAAIVLVARDSAADFLEAAEGPTRPNRPWNFPVRNMLVFRYLCAKVWDLDKNKGLAILPYHDVDRILKAILETKDFEFFEKAASQTEGRMSSSFFYWAAGMIKAGSLAMMDIEKGLVAAILRYP is encoded by the exons ATGCCTACGAGCTACCTTATCCGCCGTCTAGTGGAGAATGGAAAAGAGCTTCTTGTCGACATTCCTGTCGATGATCGAAACCGGCTTCAACCAGACCTTCCTTCCCTCAAGGGGCAGGATTCGACTTTGGAGGCCGCAATTGTACTGGTCGCCCGTGACAGCGCTGCTGATTTTTTGGAGGCAGCGGAGGGCCCCACA CGGCCCAACAGGCCCTGGAACTTCCCAGTTCGAAATATGCTGGTTTTTCGATATCTCTGTGCAAAGGTTTGGGACTTGGACAAGAACAAAGGGTTAGCAATCCTCCCTTATCATGATGTGGATCGGATATTGAAGGCGATTTTGGAGACAAAGGACTTCGAATTCTTCGAAAAGGCTGCATCTCAGACTGAGGGCCGAATGTCGTCGAGCTTCTTCTACTGGGCTGCAGGAATGATCAAGGCTGGTAGCTTGGCCATGATGGATATCGAGAAGGGGCTTGTCGCCGCAATTTTGAGATACCCATGA
- a CDS encoding hypothetical protein (EggNog:ENOG503NZ0F; COG:C) — MGLTCHRKMSLHIIIVGAGIAGLSAAVSLRRTGHRVEIYERTSANNEVGAAITVPPNASRFLLEWGLDPVAERFVKADEMAFLDPLTLNTLFSVPQEQNRAQYGYDLWLSHRVDLHAWFRRKATAVEGPGTPVVLHLQRAVVRYDPATPSITLADGGVLSADLVVGADGVHSLATEVVLGSKIEPSPSAYYNTCFRFLIPAASLAEDPETRWWHEDEHSRKVSMRIITHNATSRRIVSYPCRDREIHNFVGLYHDPAMATATREDYLAKVDKNSVLETFGAEVFSPKLRAVIGKATEVKRWPLLNRRPIPSWHRERLVLVGDAAHPMLPHQGQGGAQGLEDGCVLGIVLYGASNLADIERRLEIYEKVRRNRASAIQILSSVGMDQGHLVLEDLKPYFPEGQVPKTPPEMVAFASGYNAVAASVKAMKEELDPSFELPAEFFGPKKGGK, encoded by the exons ATGGGTCTCACCTGTCACCGTAAAATGTCGcttcacatcatcatcgtcggcgCTGGAATCGCCGGGCTGTCGGCAGCTGTCTCTTTGCGACGAACTGGTCACCGGGTAGAGATCTACGAGCGCACATCAGCAAACAACGAAGTCGGAGCCGCCATCACCGTACCCCCTAACGCATCTCGCTTTCTCCTTGAATGGGGACTTGACCCAGTCGCCGAACGCTTTGTCAAGGCAGATGAAATGGCCTTCCTCGACCCTCTTACTTTGAACACTCTGTTTTCTGTTCCTCAAGAACAAAATCGCGCCCAATATGGCTATGACCTGTGGCTTTCCCACCGTGTTGACTTGCATGCTTGGTTCAGGAGGAAGGCGACAGCAGTTGAGGGGCCTGGAACTCCAGTGGTACTTCACTTGCAGCGCGCAGTTGTGCGATAT GACCCTGCCActccctccatcaccctcgccgACGGAGGTGTACTTTCTGCCGATCTTGTCGTCGGAGCAGATGGCGTTCACTCACTAGCCACGGAGGTGGTGCTAGGGAGCAAGATTGAGCCATCGCCCTCTGCCTATTACAACACCTGTTTCCGTTTTCTGATTCCAGCCGCTTCATTGGCTGAAGACCCTGAAACTCGATGGTGGCATGAAGACGAGCACAGTAGGAAGGTTAGCATGCGGATTATCACCCACAATGCAACAAGTAGAAGGATAGTTTCGTATCCATGTCGAGA CCGCGAGATCCACAACTTCGTAGGTCTGTATCATGATCCTGCCATGGCAACAGCCACTAGGGAAGACTATTTAGCAAAGGTGGATAAAAATAGCGTTCTAGAAACCTTTGGTGCAGAGGTTTTCAGTCCTAAGCTGAGAGCTGTGATTGG GAAAGCCACCGAGGTCAAACGCTGGCCGCTTTTAAACAGACGTCCGATCCCAAGTTGGCACCGTGAAAGGCTTGTTCTGGTAGGTGATGCTGCTCACCCAATGCTGCCCC atcaaggccaaggaggcgcCCAAGGACTCGAGGATGGTTGTGTTCTAGGAATTGTTCTGTATGGCGCTTCAAATTTAGCAGACATTGAAAGGCGACTGGAAATATATGAGAAAGTCCGGAGGAATCGAGCATCAGCTATCCAAATATTGAGTAGTGTTGGCATGGACCAAGGACATCTCGTCTTGGAGGATCTGAAACCCTATTTCCCGGAAGGTCAAGTTCCAA AAACTCCCCCGGAGATGGTGGCATTTGCGTCTGGATACAATGCTGTTGCAGCTTCTGTGAAAGCTatgaaggaggagcttgatcCTAGTTTCGAGCTGCCGGCGGAGTTTTTCGGGCCAAAGAAAGGCGGCAAATAA